The proteins below come from a single Microcoleus sp. FACHB-68 genomic window:
- a CDS encoding cytochrome c oxidase subunit II, with protein MNIPNSILTMLAGIGLTLVSLWYGQNHGLLPVAASEEAAQVDALFNTMMTISTGLFLLVQGVLIIAAIKYRRRKDDNTDGPPIHGNIPLEILWTAIPAVIVLGISVYSFEIYNEMGGLDPMSSHDHTLNVAHKMPGAAIAAPLPGTEEAASQPQQAPDQKLIALGVGASPAHEGTTADVTVNVTGLQFAWIFSYPDSGVTSGELHVPANREVQLNIAANDVLHALWLPELRLKQDAIPGRTTELRFTPAKVGEYPVICAELCGSYHGAMKSRLIVHTPEEFDSWIQSQQEVANREVLEQAVAVNPANLSDGEYLAPYAEEMGINPQILEQLRSSDDHAAHNS; from the coding sequence GTGAACATCCCAAACTCCATCCTCACTATGCTGGCCGGCATCGGACTGACCCTCGTCAGCCTATGGTACGGCCAGAACCACGGTTTACTGCCGGTGGCAGCCTCCGAAGAAGCCGCCCAAGTGGATGCATTGTTCAACACGATGATGACCATTTCCACCGGCCTATTTTTGCTGGTGCAGGGAGTGCTGATCATCGCTGCGATTAAATATCGCCGGCGCAAGGATGACAATACCGATGGGCCGCCGATTCATGGCAACATTCCCCTAGAAATTCTCTGGACAGCGATCCCCGCCGTCATCGTGCTGGGCATCTCTGTTTACAGCTTTGAAATTTACAACGAAATGGGCGGCCTTGATCCCATGTCGTCTCACGATCACACCCTGAATGTCGCCCACAAAATGCCAGGGGCGGCGATTGCAGCGCCCTTGCCGGGAACAGAAGAAGCCGCTTCACAGCCACAGCAAGCGCCTGATCAAAAACTGATCGCCCTAGGCGTCGGCGCTTCCCCAGCTCATGAAGGCACAACAGCAGATGTGACTGTCAACGTCACCGGCCTTCAGTTTGCCTGGATTTTCAGCTACCCCGACAGTGGCGTCACCTCTGGCGAGTTGCACGTGCCGGCCAATCGTGAAGTCCAGCTCAATATCGCTGCTAATGATGTGCTGCACGCGCTGTGGCTTCCCGAACTGCGCCTGAAACAAGATGCGATCCCCGGACGCACAACCGAGTTACGGTTCACGCCGGCCAAAGTCGGTGAGTACCCCGTGATCTGCGCTGAACTGTGCGGTAGCTACCACGGCGCAATGAAAAGCCGGCTAATTGTCCACACTCCGGAAGAGTTTGATAGCTGGATTCAAAGTCAGCAAGAAGTTGCCAACCGCGAAGTCCTTGAACAAGCCGTGGCGGTTAATCCTGCCAACTTGTCTGATGGCGAGTATTTGGCTCCCTATGCCGAAGAAATGGGCATTAACCCCCAAATACTGGAGCAGTTGCGCTCATCTGATGATCACGCCGCTCACAATTCTTAA
- a CDS encoding RNA-guided endonuclease TnpB family protein, translating to MLNLTYSYRIYPRLDQEAQMLAWLEQCRRVYNYALAERKDWINSRKCSVNACSIKQEYIIPADAPYPDYYKQQNALTLAKEGNLKLKAVHSQVLQDALKRLDKSFKFMQERGFGFPRFKKFGQYRSFVFPQLKSNPVNGFEIKLPKIGAMPINLHRPIPEGFEVKQVRVVLKPSGWYTQLILQANVSVPDVMPHGEPIGIDLGLEKFLALSTGELVERPRFFGDLHSKLRWLQRKLRNKKKGSANYRKLQAKIRALHEHIYNIRREFHFLTAHKLCDGAGMIFAEDLNLKMTSRGMLAKHCLDAAWGSFLEILKWTAWKRGVYFAKVDPNGTSQTCPNCGTHTGKKELSVRVHNCGECGYVTDRDVAAAQVVMKRGIVTVGQTVILPVEEGYLGTPMKQENSSVKKGSQHRTR from the coding sequence ATGTTGAACTTGACCTACAGCTATCGAATTTATCCAAGACTTGACCAAGAAGCTCAAATGCTTGCTTGGTTAGAGCAATGTCGTCGTGTCTACAACTACGCTTTGGCAGAGCGCAAAGATTGGATAAATTCGCGTAAATGTTCGGTCAATGCTTGCAGTATCAAACAGGAATACATCATTCCTGCTGATGCACCCTATCCCGACTACTATAAACAGCAAAACGCACTGACTCTAGCGAAAGAGGGAAATTTAAAACTCAAAGCCGTTCACTCTCAGGTCTTGCAAGATGCGTTGAAGCGACTCGATAAATCGTTCAAGTTCATGCAGGAAAGAGGATTTGGTTTTCCCAGATTTAAAAAATTTGGTCAGTACCGCTCGTTTGTATTCCCGCAGCTCAAGTCCAATCCAGTCAACGGATTTGAAATTAAACTGCCAAAGATTGGAGCCATGCCTATCAACTTGCATCGACCGATTCCAGAAGGATTTGAAGTCAAGCAAGTACGGGTCGTGTTGAAGCCGTCGGGTTGGTATACTCAACTGATTCTGCAAGCGAATGTTTCTGTCCCCGACGTGATGCCACATGGTGAACCCATCGGAATCGATTTGGGACTAGAAAAGTTCTTGGCACTCTCGACGGGTGAATTAGTAGAACGCCCTCGCTTTTTCGGAGATTTGCACAGCAAGCTGCGATGGCTGCAACGTAAATTGAGAAACAAGAAAAAGGGTTCTGCTAACTACCGGAAATTGCAAGCCAAGATTCGGGCACTGCATGAACATATCTACAACATTCGCCGTGAGTTTCATTTTCTAACCGCTCACAAGCTTTGTGATGGTGCAGGAATGATCTTTGCAGAGGATTTAAACCTCAAGATGACGAGCCGTGGGATGTTGGCAAAGCATTGTCTTGATGCTGCATGGGGCAGTTTCCTAGAAATCCTCAAATGGACGGCTTGGAAGCGTGGAGTGTACTTTGCCAAAGTTGATCCGAACGGAACTAGCCAAACTTGTCCTAATTGTGGAACCCATACGGGAAAGAAGGAATTGAGCGTGCGGGTGCATAATTGCGGTGAGTGTGGATATGTCACAGATCGAGATGTTGCCGCCGCACAAGTGGTAATGAAGCGTGGAATTGTAACCGTTGGACAGACGGTGATACTGCCTGTGGAGGAAGGTTACTTAGGAACCCCTATGAAGCAGGAAAACTCTTCTGTGAAGAAGGGAAGCCAACACCGTACCCGATAG
- a CDS encoding heme A synthase, translating to MANSILHQDAATSTTQSGPAERIRRLVWKLAIATLLLMAVGSATRVMNAGLACPDWPLCYGELVPAAQMNFQVFLEWFHRLDAAAIGFGAIGLAGLSWWDRRVLPAWLPWASTFALALIIFQGVLGGLTVTELLRFDIVTAHLGCALLFFTTLLAIGVSLMPYRAIGTVGKLPWVGLSAAILVYLQSILGGLVGSQWALHQCLGAGQLCLVMNSHIAGVVPASLATLALVFIAWRTPALHPTLRQLANWAGGLLVWQIALGVATFRLHLQVEPLTVAHQATGAALLGVLVAFTALALRDRAEIFEFYERRSEAS from the coding sequence ATGGCCAACTCTATCCTGCATCAAGACGCAGCCACCTCTACGACACAATCCGGGCCGGCAGAACGCATTCGTCGCCTTGTCTGGAAGCTTGCCATTGCCACCCTGCTTTTAATGGCTGTCGGCAGTGCGACACGGGTGATGAATGCGGGACTTGCCTGCCCCGACTGGCCCCTGTGTTACGGAGAGTTAGTGCCGGCGGCACAAATGAATTTTCAAGTGTTTCTAGAGTGGTTTCACCGGCTTGATGCTGCCGCGATCGGCTTCGGTGCCATAGGGTTGGCCGGCTTATCCTGGTGGGATCGGCGAGTTCTCCCCGCTTGGCTTCCCTGGGCATCCACCTTCGCCCTCGCCTTAATTATTTTCCAGGGCGTTTTGGGGGGACTGACGGTAACAGAACTTCTCCGGTTCGACATCGTCACCGCTCACCTAGGATGTGCCCTCCTGTTTTTCACCACCCTACTCGCAATCGGCGTATCCTTAATGCCCTACCGCGCAATTGGCACAGTTGGGAAATTGCCGTGGGTGGGTTTGAGCGCTGCAATTCTGGTATATTTGCAAAGCATTTTAGGCGGATTGGTTGGCTCTCAATGGGCTTTGCACCAGTGCTTGGGTGCCGGCCAATTGTGTTTAGTGATGAATAGCCACATTGCCGGTGTGGTGCCGGCCAGCCTTGCTACACTGGCTCTAGTGTTTATAGCTTGGCGGACGCCGGCACTGCACCCCACCCTGCGCCAGCTAGCCAATTGGGCCGGTGGTTTGTTAGTATGGCAAATCGCTTTGGGCGTCGCTACCTTCCGCTTACACCTCCAGGTAGAACCGCTCACCGTCGCTCACCAAGCTACAGGTGCCGCCTTGCTAGGAGTGCTGGTTGCGTTCACGGCTTTGGCTTTGCGCGATCGCGCAGAAATTTTTGAGTTTTATGAACGCAGATCAGAAGCGTCTTGA
- a CDS encoding heme o synthase, with protein sequence MQEIIGTNVERHHQNFLQVIQSYYQLTKPRIILLLLITTAAGMWVAAKGQVDPLLLLVTISGGALSAASANTINCLYDSDIDYIMERTRWRPIPSGRIKPRDALLFAIVLASLSFTLLTVFANLLAALLAMSGIVFYVLIYTHWLKRHSTQNIVIGGAAGAIPPLVGWAAVTGDLGWGAWVLFLIIFLWTPPHFWALAMMIRDDYAAVNVPMLPVVEGDETTARQIWLYTLLLLPATLLLVYPLHAAGVVYAGIAIFLGAIFAKKAWQLSHNAGDRDVARSLFKFSILYLMLLCAGLVVDSLPVTHQFTTAFAEHIQMIVSLVPALQ encoded by the coding sequence ATGCAAGAAATCATTGGGACAAATGTCGAGCGCCATCATCAGAACTTTTTACAAGTCATTCAAAGTTACTATCAGCTAACAAAGCCTCGAATTATTCTGCTGCTGCTGATCACCACAGCGGCGGGAATGTGGGTAGCCGCTAAAGGACAAGTCGATCCCCTGCTATTATTGGTGACGATATCCGGCGGGGCTTTGTCGGCTGCCTCTGCGAATACGATCAATTGTCTCTACGACAGCGACATCGACTATATCATGGAGCGCACGCGCTGGCGTCCCATTCCTTCCGGGCGGATCAAGCCTCGGGATGCGCTGTTATTTGCGATTGTTTTGGCAAGTCTTTCTTTCACGTTGCTCACCGTTTTTGCCAATTTATTAGCGGCGCTGTTGGCAATGTCTGGGATCGTGTTTTATGTCTTGATTTACACTCATTGGCTGAAACGTCACAGCACGCAAAATATTGTGATTGGCGGTGCTGCCGGCGCGATTCCGCCTTTGGTGGGTTGGGCGGCGGTGACAGGTGATCTTGGCTGGGGGGCTTGGGTGCTGTTCCTGATCATTTTCCTGTGGACGCCGCCTCATTTCTGGGCTTTAGCCATGATGATTCGCGATGACTATGCGGCGGTGAATGTGCCCATGCTGCCGGTGGTTGAGGGGGATGAAACAACGGCGCGTCAGATTTGGTTGTATACGCTGTTATTGCTGCCGGCGACACTGCTGCTGGTTTATCCGCTTCATGCGGCGGGTGTGGTTTATGCCGGCATTGCAATATTTCTGGGAGCGATTTTTGCGAAGAAGGCTTGGCAGTTATCGCACAATGCTGGGGATCGGGATGTTGCGCGATCCTTGTTTAAGTTTTCTATCCTCTACCTGATGCTTTTATGTGCCGGCTTGGTAGTGGATAGTTTGCCGGTGACGCATCAGTTTACCACTGCGTTTGCTGAGCATATCCAAATGATTGTGAGCTTGGTGCCGGCGCTGCAATAA
- the ctpB gene encoding carboxyl-terminal processing protease CtpB — translation MNLSPKRFLLPQAGLFGGALAATATLSLFVPGLNSSVRAALQDSPKTVLDEAWQIVNRDYVDGTFNQVDWQKTRQELLNKNYTSREQAYEALRAALEQLQDPYTRFMDPEQYEALTSQTSGELSGVGLRLELDEKTKAIAVVEPIENSPAVRAGLQVADKILAIDGKTTQGMSVEEAAKLIRGQVGTEVTLQVSREGRGVFDVSMTRARIELPTVRYSMKQEGNKRVGYIRLQEFSSHAAEQMHRAIENLSAQKADAFVLDLRGNPGGLLYASIDIARMWMEKGSIVRTVDRVGHNEEMSANRTALTNLPLAVLVDGNSASASEILSGALKDNGRATIIGDQTFGKALVQSVHSLSDGSGLAVTIAHYYTPNGTDISHKGITPDIKVEISDAQKQKLATNPTAIGSKDDPIYTRAVAVLQAQLPNKPVAAQ, via the coding sequence ATGAATTTATCCCCAAAACGCTTCCTATTGCCCCAAGCCGGCCTATTTGGTGGGGCGCTCGCTGCAACTGCTACTTTATCTTTATTTGTTCCTGGTCTGAATAGCTCTGTGCGTGCCGCACTACAGGATAGCCCAAAAACGGTTTTAGATGAAGCGTGGCAAATTGTTAACCGTGACTATGTTGATGGCACGTTTAATCAAGTTGATTGGCAGAAAACCCGGCAAGAACTGCTAAACAAAAACTATACATCTCGCGAACAGGCTTATGAAGCCTTGAGGGCAGCGCTAGAGCAGTTGCAAGACCCCTACACCCGGTTTATGGACCCGGAGCAATATGAAGCGCTGACAAGCCAAACCTCTGGAGAACTGTCTGGGGTTGGTTTACGGCTAGAATTGGATGAGAAAACCAAGGCGATTGCAGTTGTAGAACCGATTGAGAATTCGCCAGCAGTGAGAGCCGGCCTTCAAGTCGCCGATAAGATTTTGGCAATTGATGGCAAAACCACCCAAGGCATGAGCGTAGAAGAAGCGGCCAAGCTGATCCGGGGTCAGGTGGGGACTGAGGTAACGCTGCAAGTTTCGCGGGAAGGCCGGGGTGTGTTTGATGTGAGCATGACGCGAGCTCGGATTGAACTGCCAACGGTACGTTACAGCATGAAACAGGAAGGCAACAAGCGGGTAGGGTATATCCGTTTGCAAGAGTTTAGCAGCCATGCGGCAGAGCAAATGCACCGGGCGATTGAAAATCTCAGCGCTCAAAAGGCGGATGCTTTTGTGCTGGATCTGCGAGGAAATCCAGGTGGGTTGCTGTATGCGAGTATTGATATTGCTCGGATGTGGATGGAGAAGGGTTCAATTGTTCGCACTGTGGACCGTGTAGGACACAACGAGGAAATGAGCGCCAATCGCACGGCTTTGACGAATTTGCCGCTAGCAGTTTTGGTGGATGGTAATTCTGCGAGTGCGAGTGAAATTTTATCGGGTGCGCTGAAAGATAATGGACGCGCCACGATTATTGGGGATCAAACGTTCGGTAAGGCGTTAGTGCAGTCGGTTCATTCCCTGTCGGATGGTTCGGGTTTGGCTGTGACGATCGCTCACTACTACACGCCGAATGGAACGGATATCAGCCACAAAGGCATTACCCCAGATATTAAAGTTGAGATCAGCGACGCTCAAAAGCAAAAGCTGGCGACTAATCCAACTGCGATTGGCTCGAAAGACGATCCGATCTATACTCGTGCGGTCGCTGTCTTGCAAGCTCAACTTCCCAATAAGCCGGTTGCTGCTCAGTAG
- a CDS encoding YdcF family protein, producing the protein MNPKNRGKLNQARGYGENLASRKVLRFIFWALLLCLVTLSVITGTWLYNNNIALQVAKTGPVDATLVLGGSIHREIYAAELTKLNPQMPVLISQGSRDPCTWLIFQQAKSPIEQVFLEKCAHSTFDNFYFSLPILQQWQVHKVKVITSITHLPRAKWLAQIMLGAHGIWVEFDLVNEKGIPGNRESWLKTGLDVTRGGIWAVISHYRQPKCSAVKLLTSVDMQKWNRQGFKCEYQGRLIK; encoded by the coding sequence ATGAATCCAAAAAACAGAGGCAAGCTGAATCAAGCACGAGGCTATGGGGAAAACTTGGCTTCCCGAAAGGTTTTGCGTTTCATTTTCTGGGCTTTACTGTTGTGCCTGGTGACATTAAGCGTGATCACCGGCACGTGGTTGTATAACAATAACATCGCTCTTCAAGTAGCAAAAACCGGCCCGGTGGATGCCACGCTTGTTTTGGGAGGAAGTATTCACCGAGAAATCTATGCGGCTGAACTAACCAAACTCAATCCCCAAATGCCGGTTTTAATTTCTCAAGGATCGCGAGATCCCTGTACTTGGTTAATCTTTCAACAAGCCAAGTCTCCCATAGAGCAGGTATTTTTAGAAAAGTGTGCTCACTCTACGTTTGACAACTTTTATTTTTCCCTCCCCATCCTGCAGCAATGGCAGGTTCATAAAGTTAAAGTCATCACCTCTATCACTCATCTACCAAGAGCAAAATGGCTGGCGCAGATCATGTTAGGTGCTCACGGAATTTGGGTAGAGTTTGATCTCGTGAATGAAAAAGGCATTCCGGGAAATCGGGAGTCATGGCTCAAAACCGGCTTAGATGTGACTCGCGGCGGAATTTGGGCAGTTATCAGTCACTACAGGCAACCAAAATGCTCAGCAGTTAAGTTGCTAACCTCTGTAGATATGCAAAAGTGGAATCGTCAGGGTTTTAAATGTGAGTATCAGGGGCGTCTAATTAAGTAG
- a CDS encoding DHH family phosphoesterase: MPEQTQQWQVQPPAQPPAWLLQEIRRHVPESAGHYAAQLLWQRGIRDPKQLAGFLNPQAFQPASPFEFDQEMHSAVERLQQARNNGEKVTIWGDFDADGVTATAVLWDGLGQFFSQNDRLTYYIPNRLTESHGLNIQGINTLAESGTQLIVTCDTGSTNLAEIEYANQLGIDVIITDHHTLPADRPPVVAIINPRYLPAGHPMEHLSGVAVAYKLVEALYLTLPAVPQQSLENLLDLVAIGLIADLVQLSGDCRYLAQQGIQRLQKQLTERTRPGVAKLLELCKRSGDRPTDISFGLGPRINAVSRIHGDASFCVELLTSQNQQRCEHLAMETELANTRRQSLQKEVTQQVKLRLEQMDLSTTSVIVLVDEQWAAGVLGLVAGQVAQEYGRPTVLLSSVGMEGEGEGEGEKANSDNSDSELSTQDSALPLARGSARSVNQIDLYQLVKAQAHLLHRFGGHPFAAGLSLPVGNIPLFIEAINRQLREQMATLGVPVVQADLVVPVADLGQPLFRELKLLEPCGMGNPAPKLLIQNCWFEKTWHRNNQDLKGRKVQYIKTEFEIWDNSTNVGFPGIWWGHYKEEVPQGRCNAIVELDYNTYKNRYEVRLLAVQSCEASTIQDTGGMLLQILDWRDATSSQLSNTEVLPISQCPTSWDELQVWFRQAMYRQQNNHGEMPALALAYPPPQTLSPIQIWQQLVGVAKYLSRTDQLVSRRQLCEKLSLSDYTLHLGLETLAKINFEVIYLAQNLRISWHPQASAAVTDAKISGAIEQFLAAVQEEQFRRQYFYEVPVSTVQAIANSLAGDNLDPNTQLLQQSPT; this comes from the coding sequence ATGCCTGAACAAACTCAACAGTGGCAAGTACAGCCACCGGCACAACCACCCGCCTGGTTACTTCAAGAAATCAGACGCCATGTCCCGGAATCAGCCGGCCACTATGCCGCCCAACTGCTGTGGCAGCGGGGAATTCGAGATCCCAAACAGCTAGCGGGCTTTTTAAATCCGCAAGCCTTTCAACCGGCAAGTCCCTTTGAATTCGATCAAGAAATGCACTCGGCGGTTGAACGATTGCAACAAGCCAGAAATAATGGCGAAAAAGTCACGATTTGGGGAGACTTTGATGCAGATGGCGTCACCGCAACCGCAGTTTTGTGGGATGGACTCGGCCAGTTTTTTTCCCAAAATGACCGGCTAACCTACTACATTCCCAACCGGCTAACTGAATCTCACGGACTCAATATTCAAGGAATTAACACCCTCGCCGAATCGGGAACTCAATTAATTGTTACCTGCGACACTGGCAGCACAAATTTAGCAGAAATTGAGTATGCGAACCAACTGGGAATCGATGTAATTATTACCGATCACCACACATTGCCGGCAGATCGTCCGCCGGTAGTCGCCATTATCAACCCCCGCTATCTGCCTGCCGGCCATCCGATGGAACATCTTTCAGGTGTGGCAGTTGCTTATAAATTAGTAGAAGCCCTTTATTTAACATTGCCGGCAGTTCCTCAACAGTCCTTAGAAAACTTACTTGATTTAGTTGCCATCGGTCTGATCGCGGATCTGGTGCAGCTTTCCGGGGATTGCCGGTATTTAGCACAGCAGGGAATTCAACGCCTGCAAAAGCAGCTAACAGAACGAACTCGGCCAGGAGTTGCTAAACTGCTGGAATTATGCAAGCGCAGCGGCGATCGTCCCACAGATATTTCCTTTGGTCTTGGCCCGCGAATTAATGCCGTCAGCCGCATTCACGGAGACGCTTCATTTTGCGTAGAATTGCTCACCAGCCAAAACCAGCAACGCTGTGAGCACTTGGCAATGGAAACAGAATTAGCCAATACCCGCCGGCAATCTTTGCAAAAAGAAGTGACTCAGCAAGTGAAACTGCGGTTAGAGCAAATGGATCTCTCTACAACCAGTGTCATCGTCTTAGTGGATGAGCAATGGGCAGCAGGGGTGCTAGGTTTAGTTGCCGGTCAAGTGGCGCAAGAATACGGGCGTCCCACTGTCCTGTTGAGTTCAGTAGGAATGGAGGGAGAGGGAGAGGGAGAGGGGGAGAAGGCGAACAGCGACAACTCCGACTCAGAACTCAGCACTCAGGACTCAGCACTCCCCCTGGCGCGGGGTTCTGCTCGTTCTGTTAATCAAATCGATTTGTACCAATTGGTGAAAGCTCAAGCGCATCTTTTGCACCGATTTGGGGGTCATCCATTTGCAGCAGGATTAAGCTTGCCGGTGGGGAATATTCCCTTATTTATAGAAGCCATAAACCGGCAGTTACGGGAACAGATGGCAACATTAGGGGTGCCGGTGGTACAGGCAGATTTAGTGGTGCCGGTGGCAGATTTAGGGCAACCGCTGTTTCGTGAACTGAAACTTCTAGAACCTTGCGGCATGGGAAATCCTGCCCCAAAATTGTTGATTCAAAACTGCTGGTTTGAAAAAACTTGGCACCGCAACAATCAAGATTTAAAAGGGCGAAAAGTTCAGTATATTAAAACCGAGTTTGAAATTTGGGATAACTCAACAAATGTTGGATTTCCAGGCATCTGGTGGGGACATTACAAAGAAGAAGTTCCTCAAGGCCGGTGTAATGCAATTGTTGAACTTGATTACAATACTTATAAAAATCGCTATGAAGTGCGGTTGCTGGCGGTGCAATCCTGTGAAGCTAGCACTATTCAGGATACCGGCGGAATGCTTCTCCAGATTTTGGACTGGCGGGATGCAACAAGTTCTCAACTTTCTAATACAGAAGTTTTACCCATATCCCAGTGCCCAACAAGCTGGGATGAATTGCAAGTATGGTTTCGACAGGCGATGTATCGGCAACAAAACAATCATGGAGAAATGCCGGCACTTGCACTTGCTTACCCACCCCCACAAACGCTGTCACCCATTCAAATTTGGCAACAATTGGTCGGAGTTGCTAAATATCTCAGTCGCACGGATCAGTTAGTCAGCCGGCGTCAACTGTGCGAGAAATTAAGTTTGAGCGATTATACCTTACATTTGGGATTAGAAACCTTAGCAAAAATTAATTTTGAAGTTATTTACCTGGCGCAAAACTTGCGAATTTCCTGGCATCCTCAAGCTTCCGCAGCCGTTACTGATGCCAAAATTTCCGGTGCGATTGAGCAATTTCTGGCTGCTGTTCAAGAAGAACAATTCCGCCGGCAGTATTTCTATGAAGTGCCGGTTTCCACCGTTCAAGCCATTGCCAATTCCCTTGCCGGTGATAACTTAGATCCCAATACCCAACTGCTTCAACAATCGCCTACTTAA
- the cbiB gene encoding adenosylcobinamide-phosphate synthase CbiB, with the protein MPFTAAVLPPAAILDYLIGDPWGWPHPVRVMGWMIQRYTQIALKICQTPLMRRLAGVILAVGLIIGTAVVSWLIIAGAHRLHPLVGIILESILLASCFAGRSLRAAAEDVLQPLTAGDLPKARERLSYYVGRDTQNLSEPEILRAILETVSENAVDGVMAPLFYAIVGTVISAPAAVPFALAYKAASTLDSMVGYKEEPYTHLGWFSARLEDVLTWLPCRLTVLTLGLISGKPRYIWKMCRQDATKDPSPNSGWSECAYAAVLGVQLGGINYYRGVAKPKPLLGLPVHPITPKTIHQALKLTRYCFLIWLILALAASFKI; encoded by the coding sequence TTGCCTTTTACGGCTGCGGTTTTGCCACCGGCAGCCATCTTAGATTATCTCATCGGCGATCCGTGGGGGTGGCCCCATCCTGTGCGGGTGATGGGCTGGATGATTCAGCGTTATACTCAAATCGCCTTAAAAATCTGTCAGACACCCCTGATGCGCCGGCTGGCTGGGGTAATCTTAGCCGTCGGTTTAATCATCGGCACGGCTGTTGTAAGTTGGTTAATCATTGCCGGCGCTCATCGGCTGCACCCCCTTGTCGGGATAATATTAGAAAGTATTCTTCTCGCCAGTTGTTTTGCCGGTCGCAGTTTAAGAGCAGCCGCCGAAGACGTTTTGCAACCCCTAACTGCCGGCGATCTCCCCAAAGCGCGGGAACGCTTGAGTTATTACGTGGGAAGGGATACACAAAATTTATCCGAACCAGAAATTCTCCGCGCCATCTTGGAAACCGTCAGCGAAAATGCTGTAGATGGCGTCATGGCTCCGCTATTTTATGCCATCGTGGGAACAGTGATATCCGCACCGGCTGCTGTACCTTTCGCCTTGGCTTACAAAGCCGCCAGTACCCTTGATTCAATGGTGGGGTATAAAGAAGAACCTTACACGCATTTAGGATGGTTTAGTGCACGCCTGGAAGATGTACTGACGTGGCTACCCTGCCGGCTAACGGTACTCACCCTCGGACTCATTTCTGGCAAACCCCGCTATATTTGGAAAATGTGTCGGCAGGATGCAACAAAAGATCCCAGTCCGAATTCAGGCTGGAGTGAGTGCGCCTATGCGGCAGTTTTAGGCGTTCAACTCGGAGGAATCAACTACTATCGGGGAGTTGCCAAACCAAAACCATTATTAGGGTTGCCGGTTCACCCCATCACCCCAAAAACCATTCACCAAGCTTTAAAATTAACCCGTTATTGTTTTTTAATTTGGTTAATCCTTGCCCTCGCAGCCTCATTTAAAATCTAA
- the pyrR gene encoding bifunctional pyr operon transcriptional regulator/uracil phosphoribosyltransferase PyrR — protein MPSNIVEILTADELRRTVTRLASQIVEKSGHPSQLVLMGIYTRGVYLAQLLARQIQALEQVSVPVGALDITFYRDDLDQIGMRTPAKTEIPFDLTGKTVVLVDDVIYKGRTVRAALNAVSEYGRPAAIWFAVLVDRGHRELPIQPDFTGKKLPTAKEEQVKVYLQEMDGRDGVELIRY, from the coding sequence ATGCCTTCCAACATTGTCGAGATTCTTACAGCAGACGAACTGCGCCGCACTGTGACTCGCTTAGCTTCCCAAATCGTCGAAAAGTCTGGACATCCTTCCCAACTGGTGTTAATGGGAATTTATACCAGAGGCGTTTATCTTGCCCAACTGCTGGCACGTCAAATTCAAGCACTCGAACAAGTCTCCGTGCCGGTGGGTGCATTAGATATTACGTTTTACCGAGATGACTTAGATCAAATTGGCATGAGGACGCCAGCGAAAACAGAAATTCCCTTCGATCTCACCGGCAAGACTGTGGTATTGGTGGATGATGTGATTTATAAAGGCCGCACCGTGCGAGCTGCTTTAAATGCAGTGAGTGAATATGGTAGGCCGGCAGCGATTTGGTTTGCGGTATTAGTAGATCGCGGTCATCGTGAATTGCCGATTCAGCCAGACTTCACCGGCAAAAAACTCCCCACTGCCAAGGAAGAACAAGTTAAAGTTTATCTGCAAGAGATGGATGGACGGGACGGCGTGGAACTCATTCGATATTAG